GTATGTGGTATGTACGGATGGCTCTAACTAGAAAAATGGAGCTCACATCAATTCGTGGTGTGCgtctgaaccacaaaccaaactgaactGAGAGGTTTTATTTGCAATAGCAAACCAGTTTGAGGCTTGCAGCCCtacaaaccccattgaaagggactgcagaCCTTTTAAACAGGGTTtccagaaagcctgaaaaacaactGAGCAGTGGGGAACCTCTGCCACCACTCAGCTATTTCAGGCCTTCTTGTACAATACCTTTAAAGTTCAGGTATTTGGGGGGCTTTCATAGGGaaaagaaagcagggatttaaagagaCTACAAGtcttttaaacccctgctttctgctctgtctgcagactgctttaaaagtttgtggaagttcatgatggGTAGACCTATCACAAACTTCAATTTGTGAGGCACGAACAGGGAACAATTTGTAATGAAATTGGATTTGTGGTTCAGTTTACGCCCATCTTTAATGGCATATGTGTTTAAATTATCATGCAAGCAAGGAACTGGTTCTGACTGGGGCTGTAGTACTTGGGAGTTTTAAGCCTTCCCCCGTATGTATCAGTTTTCCTACCTCGGATTGGCCCAAGGAACTGCTATTTGCTGTGTTCTGACAAACTTGGCAGGATCACCTAATAGGGCCATCATTTGCCTCTCTGATGGTATGTCCTCCCATTTCTCATGCTGGAAATGTATTGCTAACAGCAAATCTGCTCAGAACTATAGTGGAGAGATTCCACTCCTGTCTCATGATCCTCTGCTTTTAATGTAAATGGATCAAATGCATGTTCTTCATCTGCATGTCTAATGAGGCCGTGAAATGTCTTGGTTATGAATATAAGGCTTAACTactccatttttttctctctctctgcaaggaCAGGAGCTTCTGAAATGGATGTGGCGGATCCTTAGAATCTAGGTTCATCCCAGGGGAGACAAGGCTTGAAGGTAATTGATTTGAAAGAGAAGAATATGTCTGAAAGTGACAAGCCGGGTAGTCTAGTTAATCCTAGAGAGAAAACAGTGTCCATAGTAATCCATGCCTATTAGCCTAAATCTAGTTCTGCATTCTGAGCCTGGACTACTTAAAGCTGGGATAATCAATAGTGCTGGGATCACAGCGGCCAGAGATGTCAGTCTTCTGCACCTATACAAGGGCTTTCCTGGTCTCAGGCCCCCAGATGCATATAACAATGCTCTTGAGTGAGCTGTCCTCGGCTGGTGTGCCAAAGTATGTTACACAAGAATCTGTTGTCTGATACATTTTGAAAGTCTTCAGGAGCCATTTTTGGGCTCCTGAGTTTGAGGCCTTGTATTTAGGTTTTTGGAAAGGTGGGCTTTTGGGAGCTGCCTCTCAGCTTCCCTTACCTACTGCATTAACCATAATCATGGTGACCAACTACACTTCCCTTATCCACACACTATCCAGAGCTTGACTATCCCACAGTTCCCATAGTGCAGCAGAAAGGGCCCTGCGAAAGAGAAAGCTTATTAGACTACGGGGGGAATGGATAGTAGAAACTGTTTGATTTTTTTCTGTTATGATGGAAGTTGTTGGTCAAGCTGCCTGAGTGTGATGTGGAATCTTTCCTTTCAAAAGACAGTCTAAAGCTCAGCAAGTCATGCTTGGCAGAAGACCCAGGTATCCTCACAGCCAAAGGTACATCTACCAACCCCCTCAAGATGCTGTGCCCCAGAGGACCGAGACTACTAAAGCTGGTGACATCAGTCTCGAGGTGTTCAGTGGCTCCACGCCAGAGCTCAAGCAGAGCCGCAAGCCCGCAAGGGAAGGGCGAGCTTGCAAGGCCGATCCCAGAGACTCaaatggaagggaaggggaaaatgccAGTTTTATCTCCAGCACTGTAGAGACTTCCCAGCCCCCTTGTTGCCCCACCCTGTCTCGGGCCTGGAGCACATACAGAACCATCTTCTGCTATATTGTGACTTGTGGGGGCTGCTTTAACGTCTGCCAGACCAGCATCCCGTACCCTTACAATGAGACATTGACAGATGACGGAAAGTCCCGGGAGTACAACGGGCACTTGCCAAACAGTCCTGCCAATAGCTCCCCTGCCGAAAAGAACGGGAGCCGAACCAAAAAGAGCACCATCGGGAGCAGCTTCAGCTACCCTGATGTAAAACTAAAAGGGATCCCGGTCTTCCCAAACCGGAACCCTGGTTCCCACACAGACTCCGATTCGTGttacaaggagcccctgccagacaaGACCTCCCATAACAGCATAGAGAAGCAACCTCTGCCCAGCAGCCATCGAAGCTCGGAGGAATACTACTCTTTCCATGAGTCGGATCTCGAGTTCAGCGAGCTGAGCTCTATGTCCAGCAGGGAGATTGatgtcctcatcttcaagaaacTGACGGAGCTGTTCAGCGTACATCAGATCGACGAGCTAGCCAAATGCACTTCGGACACAGTCTTCCTGGAGAAAACCAACAAGATCTCAGATCTCATCAACAGCATCACTCAGGACTACAACCTGGATGAACAGGATGCTGAATGCAGGCTGGTCCGGGGGATTATACGCATCAGCACGCGCAAGAGCAGGGTCCGGCCCCGCATTTCAGTCCCTACCCTCCCAAGCCCAGAGGAGACCACGATGCGCTTCAATCCACCTGATAGTGGCAACGAGACAATGGTGGCGTCAGTGCTCACAAGTGAAGAaggtatgttgttgttaggtgtgaagtcatgtccgacccatcgcgaccccatggacaaagatcctccaggccttcctgtccttcaccattccccggagtccatttaagtttgcaccgactgcttcagtgactccatccagccacctcattctctgtcatccccttcttcttttgccctcaatcgctcccagcattaggctcttctccagggagtccttccttctcatgaggtggccaaagcatttgagtttcatcttcaggatctgacctgaAGAGGGTATACGTGGCGCAAAAAGGGGTATCAAAAATaactgggtggggtgggtggcgTCACCTTTCCTCTGAAGAACTCTAAAGCGTCTAGGGCTTGTTATTTAAGGTTTCGAATGAGTGCTGTGGAGAGAGTTTTATCTTTCTCTGGTAGTAGCATGAATTGCCTGGATGTTGCTGTTTGTTTAACTGTTCTGAACTTACCAGACGAAGGAAAATTATTTGCATAGTGTCTAATTTAACATCTCCCATAATCACCCCAAGATGTGGTAGCCACCACCtttgatgttttttttatttaaggaTTAGACCAATGAATGGGAGGAAGGTCTATCAACAGGTGTTATGCATGACTGCACTTTACAGTAATCTAATTGTGAGGGTGCAGGAGCATGGACAGACTCTAAAGAGGGTGAGAGCTGGTGAACTAGATGGAGGTGCTAGGAGGCACCCTGGGCCACTCCAGCAGCCTACTTCTTAAACAGCAAAGTTCATTCCATGATCCACACCAAGCTCTTAACCAGCTCTGCAGATGCAAGCATCACTCCCAAGTGATCTAATCCCTCTGAAGGTCCCCACATCACTGCAAAAGGATGTGGTACAGCTAGACTCTCTTTACTGATGAAGACTTTGGCTGATATAAGTTTAAAGCTTTTTTATGGCAGCTGGGAGGGTTTACTGGGTTTTTTTAAGGTGCTGGTCTGAGTAATGGGTTAACAACTCTTTAGCCAAGTACATGCTCTGCGTGCCAGTGAAATGGATGGCAGGACAGGGGGCATAAGGCTTCAGCAGACATGGACTAGTCTGAGCTAGACCGGCCAGGGGTTTAAGACTGCTTTATAAGTCAGTAGCTTTGATGGGAATCTGATGTACTGGATTCAGTACTAAAGAAAAAACCATTCATGCAATTATTCTAGCATTGCTTCTTGGATGCAAATGTGTCTGGTTCTCCTAGACAGGTATGTCCTTGTAGTACAACTTCCCAGATTTAGGTGCTTATAAGCTTTGATGGATGAAGACCTCTGATGCAatgctgctttgtttttgttgtcgTTGTCTGTGTGTTATTGGAAATGAGGGGATGGTAGTCCCAGTCCACCAAATGTAAAGTTGAGAGCAAGACTAGGAGTGGGCACAAAGCCGTTTACAAGCTAACTTTTGGgacaaattttggccagtttgtacTTTGCAAAGTCATTTGTGGTAGGTCACCCAGCACAAAGTTTCCACAGACTTTCAAATTGTTTATGGAGGTTTGTGTCAGTTCAGAGACATTCCCAGACAGGCTGTCTCTGATCATTCAAATGTTCACATAACTTCAAAACAACAATTTGGCATatagaggaacatctgggggaAGTCCCTTGTTACTTTGATGTCTATAGTTCACACAGGATCCATTCTGTACAATCTTGAAccgtggtcattttgacaggcatagGTTCAGTAATATACAGAATGGACCCTGTGCTAGCTAAAGATACCAAAAGTGCACTGGATCTCCTGCTTAAGTGTCTtctacctgccttccaagttTGATCAGGATTAGAGTTACAGGTTCCAAGTTACAGCCCCCGCAAAGAAGGTACCACCAGGAAAGTGCtatctgggggcaccttctttggggagctGTAACTTAGACCCTGTAAATCCTGGAGGACGGGTAGAGGAAAGGCAGCCGGAGATCCCCTGCTAGTCTGATGTCTCTAGAATGCTGGTGGGCATTCTACCGATTCATGAATCTGAGGCAGCTAAAAATTTGTGATGGGCACATTACAAACCataaaccaaaccacattttcctggtccCTAAGCTTGGACAGTCTATAGTATGTCTCTAGAGAGAGCCAATATAGTGtttagagtgtcagattaggatctggaatACCTATGCTCAAATCCTCTcattgccatggaaactcacctGAATGATTCACCCATCTCAGTGTAGTTTACCTCACTGGTTTGTTGTAAGGCTAACGTAGGGGATGGAAAGCCAAATGGGTGTCCCCCaacctccttggaggaagggcaggctaaaaacATGCAAGTTAGCCACTTATTGGAAAAGCAAGCATGGCCCTCCAAATCTTTAACAGGATCAGGCCCAAATATTTGTAACAGGATCTGGATGCGAAGTGGTACTTCAAGAAAGAGATGTGTCACTTTGCCCCCACCCCACATTGAAAGTTTTAGATTTCCAAGCATCTTCTgtccactgttttttttaaagcaaaatggcAGGAGATATAATTAATTAAACGCAAACATGATACAATACCATCAGATTCAAAGGCTCTGCAATAAAAAAACACAGTTCCTCTGCCCCCATATGTTTAAGATACAGGTAGGTAGGGTAGACTGTATGGTGTAGGATAAAGGTTCATAAAATGTAATAGAACATTGGTTGAATTTGATTTGCTGATGAGTATTGTAAAAGGGATATCAGCAGAAGAGACATTTTTGGCTGGTAGTTGCCAACCACATCTCCGAAGGCACGACAGAGTTGTCAGCCTCTAGGTGAGAACACAAAAACAGTATTGAGAGTACAAATTCAGGCATGGAAATCAGAGGCGCAATGTATTATCAAGAATATGGACTTCACAATAATCAATGTACAAAAATGAAGTCCTATGAAAAGTGGAAAAGAGTGGACCTACAGAATAAACACTCTCACTTAACAGTCAGTGATGGTCCCATATAAGGAATCAAATGTGGCCTAACATGGATTTAATGTGGCACTTCAGTGCTACGCAGAGCCACAGAACCAAACATGGATTTATGTTTAAACAGCATTATATATTCAGAGTGCTTCAGCACATTTGTCTGCATTGATTCCTTATACAAGACCTCTGTATTGTgttcaatctccaggtggggcctggagatccctcagaattgcaactgatctccagacaacacagagcagttctcttggcgAAAATGACAGTTTTGCAGGGTTGACTAGGCTGAAAaatacttgggggagggggaacctcaggagggtgtaatgccataagagtccaccctccaagtcaTTCTCTgtagaacaggggcagtcaaactgcagccctccagatgtccatggactacaattcccatgagctcctgccagcatttgccagcagggggtAAGGGAgaagcatgctgatgtcacctatAAGTGATATTGGGGTGACAGTCTGGCTTTGGGGGAGAATATGGTAGAATTAGCATCTCACTATAGAGTTTTGGCCAGATCCCAGAGCGTCATGCCTGGTGCTAATGCCTTTTccaggtgatatgaacatgttGTGTCAATTTCCAGAGTTCATCCCTTGGAGGGGTAATTAACTGGGGGAACAAGGTGAGTCTGGAAAGCAGGGGGGCCCTGCCTGCtgtggggggacctggcaatgctaaggtgaactgatcttggtcatctggaggtcagttattagtgagagatctccaggtgccacctggaggttggcaaccctagggtggATTCTATATActtgtccccaggctccacccctaaaatctccagtaatttccctgCTTGGAGTTGCTGAGGCAAGGGCACAAGGCTGGGTTCGAGTTTCCTCGTACAGAAGTCTCCAAAGACCCAGGTGTTGGGCCAGGATCTGtgaggcccaggtttgaatccccatcttgCCATGCCAGTTTGCCAAGTAACTCCAGGCCAGTCCAATCTCTCAGCCCTAATCTACCTCATAAGGGTGATTTTGAGGATACAACAGGGGAGGACGGAGTTATATGTTCTTCCTGTAGAACAAGCTGCTATATAAAATTAAGGTAAAAATTAAAGAAACATGATGTACACATCTAAGTCCATCAGGCTTCCCCACAGGGTTGTATCTTTATGAAAGACAAACAAACTTGCTCAGGAGGGGCACATTTTCTGTGGTAGAAGCCAAGCAAATTAGCTCTTGAAGCCAAAAAATAGCAGGGAAATGACGCTTGCCAAGCATCTTCTGACATTCTCCTGAAGTATGCTTTTTAAGGACAGAGCTAGTGGATGGACTTGTGTTTGAACGCTGGAGAACAGGGAATCTCACTGGGTGTAACATGTCTTAAGTTTTTTCTtaggttcctttttttttttaataatgtccTTAGGCTATATATTTTCATGATGCAATAAATAGGCTGCAAAATGAACAGTAATACATAAGCATTGACACCCAACAGCAAGGGATTACACAAAGGAATAAAAGCGAGAACACTATTAGCAGAACATAAGTAGAGCAAGGGTAGTGTATGATAAGAGATCTAGATCCATCGAAAGGTAAAATCAGTGGGCCCTTAAAAACCCTAACAAACATATACAAGACAGGTGCAAGAACCAATTCTGGGTAAAACTAGGCTTTGaattgtctctggccttttttACCCATTCCTTAATTTATTGTGAAGATGAATGCACCAAAGTTCGCAAAGCATTTAGGTTGTGATCTGTGGTAGTAAAAGTACTTATTCCCCAGCCTAAGCAAGGGCAGAGAAAATACTGCTCAAAGGCAAGTCCTGTTAAAAAAGTTAGCTctctttcttgggggaggggggagacgtaTGCAGTGGTTAACAACACTCAGGGCATTAATTTCACATTCATTGGTGCACTTTTAAATCCTTCAGAAACCGTACATGCACATAATGCACCTTTATCCCTTCCTCCTTGGTTCACCTGGGTTTTTTGAAAGAGTAGCCCAGCTAGTTTTCAAACTCTCATGTGGACATGTCTGCCAGCCCCTGGACTGTATGCCTCAGCCCCAGCCATCTTCTTTCAACGTGTTTTGGATGCCATCTGAATGCATGATGGACTTTGCCACTAATGCTTAGGCAAGCTGAGAAAATATAACTTATCCAATTAGGACTGGGGTGGAGGGAGTCCAA
Above is a window of Paroedura picta isolate Pp20150507F chromosome 5, Ppicta_v3.0, whole genome shotgun sequence DNA encoding:
- the KDF1 gene encoding keratinocyte differentiation factor 1; protein product: MLGRRPRYPHSQRYIYQPPQDAVPQRTETTKAGDISLEVFSGSTPELKQSRKPAREGRACKADPRDSNGREGENASFISSTVETSQPPCCPTLSRAWSTYRTIFCYIVTCGGCFNVCQTSIPYPYNETLTDDGKSREYNGHLPNSPANSSPAEKNGSRTKKSTIGSSFSYPDVKLKGIPVFPNRNPGSHTDSDSCYKEPLPDKTSHNSIEKQPLPSSHRSSEEYYSFHESDLEFSELSSMSSREIDVLIFKKLTELFSVHQIDELAKCTSDTVFLEKTNKISDLINSITQDYNLDEQDAECRLVRGIIRISTRKSRVRPRISVPTLPSPEETTMRFNPPDSGNETMVASVLTSEEDLSVQISQETTADVKARVMRHEVCSTTGSPLSRGSSFQDTETDSSGAPLLQYITGRMDLGSVHTARPGTLPAASSPFCK